Proteins encoded by one window of Cystobacter ferrugineus:
- a CDS encoding Fur family transcriptional regulator, which produces MDEVLQHYMAQHGLKSTRQRSLIIDTFFSVGGHLSVEELWNKVREQDVKVSVATVYRTMKLLGECGLAHARNFGDGQTRYEAAAGRHHHDHLICTHCGTIVEFEDDRIEQMQEGVARRHGFTVTSHKMELYGLCRNCQRGGKAKSEA; this is translated from the coding sequence ATGGACGAGGTGCTTCAGCACTACATGGCGCAGCACGGGCTGAAAAGCACCCGTCAGCGCAGCCTCATCATCGACACCTTCTTCTCGGTGGGGGGCCACCTGTCCGTCGAGGAGTTGTGGAACAAGGTCCGCGAGCAGGACGTCAAGGTGTCCGTGGCCACGGTCTACCGGACGATGAAACTGCTCGGGGAGTGTGGGTTGGCCCACGCGCGCAACTTCGGCGACGGGCAGACACGCTACGAGGCGGCCGCGGGACGCCACCACCACGATCACCTCATCTGCACCCACTGCGGCACCATCGTCGAGTTCGAGGATGATCGCATCGAGCAGATGCAGGAGGGCGTGGCGCGCCGGCACGGCTTCACGGTGACGTCGCACAAGATGGAGCTGTACGGGCTGTGCCGGAACTGCCAGCGCGGCGGCAAGGCCAAGAGCGAGGCATGA
- a CDS encoding peroxiredoxin family protein, giving the protein MKRVGRALGLALVLALAGCHHTPEAPLPGQAATSPYLRALWLPAVGPAPWNWRALPGKVVLVSFFASWSFPSLAQLPTLQALQKEHGAQGFQVVLVGLDLDGALTLAPFAEQYALEFPVLVSDTSLQQGQSAFGLIPALPATFLLDRQGQVAGAWQGMAGHGALSEAVQTLLKR; this is encoded by the coding sequence ATGAAACGCGTGGGCCGGGCCTTGGGACTCGCCCTGGTGCTCGCCCTGGCCGGCTGTCACCACACACCCGAGGCGCCACTGCCCGGGCAGGCGGCCACTTCCCCCTACCTGCGCGCGTTGTGGCTGCCCGCGGTGGGGCCGGCGCCCTGGAACTGGCGCGCCCTGCCGGGAAAAGTGGTGCTGGTGTCCTTCTTCGCCTCGTGGAGCTTTCCCTCCCTGGCCCAGTTGCCCACGTTGCAGGCGCTCCAGAAGGAGCACGGCGCCCAGGGCTTCCAGGTCGTGCTCGTGGGGTTGGATCTCGACGGAGCCCTCACCCTGGCCCCCTTCGCCGAGCAGTACGCGCTCGAGTTCCCGGTGCTGGTGTCCGACACGTCCCTACAGCAGGGCCAGAGTGCCTTCGGGCTCATCCCCGCGCTGCCCGCCACCTTCCTCCTGGACAGGCAGGGGCAGGTGGCCGGCGCCTGGCAGGGGATGGCCGGCCATGGGGCCCTGTCCGAGGCGGTCCAGACGCTGCTGAAGCGCTGA
- a CDS encoding FtsB family cell division protein yields MTVRRKLLAVAACVAALLTVVSAADAKGFRRYLSLRQDVEAIHERNQALSAQNEALRREINALRTDPSALERAAREELGYIKPGEIVFHLE; encoded by the coding sequence ATGACGGTGCGGCGAAAGCTCCTGGCGGTGGCGGCGTGCGTGGCCGCGCTCCTGACCGTGGTCTCGGCGGCGGATGCGAAGGGTTTTCGCCGCTACCTGAGCCTGCGCCAGGACGTGGAGGCCATCCACGAGCGCAACCAGGCCCTCTCCGCGCAGAACGAGGCCCTGCGGCGCGAAATCAACGCGCTGCGCACCGACCCTTCCGCCCTCGAGCGCGCCGCGCGCGAGGAGCTGGGCTACATCAAACCCGGCGAGATCGTCTTTCACCTGGAGTGA
- a CDS encoding sensor domain-containing diguanylate cyclase: protein MSSHPALSAVLKLPRLAVRAVPIGAVLATFVHLARGGFRSLHTLGWDEAGLVLFLLAGLGVIGWRRFTRDAVGAPLFLQDDLELGAVFLASAYIVVAIAGGELFPLVYLLMACLVAFLPHRASLALVAVALAFDALLTLGGPARGGLSSFLTHTLFLSLFAVLNHLVLAARIAAARRAENAAVDKRIKEVEERARTFRLVNAGAHDSPPDEKDQEKWLVASVKEIEGAVGAALEIAETALKTNTCAAFLLTSDDKGLKLYDCRSASDHVQRERFNAGEGVLGGVLKRRAPVRMHSAHGLKGITWYDGSAPTVGAVLAVPIIEGGGLVRGVLVADRLTHNPFSDDDEKLFTTIAAEVLRSIEVERVMSYIRKTRDEKDRFFRAIEELNRAGSPEQVFLAVLESARQLAGLDFSAVTIVSEVEGKRVHKVARMLGVSAAGKALEGRTFPDNNGLVANVVRYGAPLPGRDLKAMDRQVIFDEESQIRGLAALKIFPLTAGDRILGTLVAGSRRKTALDHDVLRMLEVIAIQAAQAVLRAQLYEQMERMATTDGMTGLYNNRTFQAKADEMLAHSRRYGRKCSLVLTDVDHFKSVNDTYGHLTGDQVLKGVARILKQQARDTDIVARYGGEEFAILMPETDAKGAKVIAERIREAIKAEVFQTEMGPLKVTLSLGIATAPDHGLDKLVLVEQADQCLYYAKRHGRNQSVTVAEAQGGRKLQAAEG, encoded by the coding sequence ATGAGCTCGCACCCGGCACTCTCCGCCGTCCTCAAGTTGCCGCGCCTCGCGGTGCGGGCCGTGCCCATCGGGGCGGTGCTGGCCACGTTCGTCCACCTGGCGCGCGGGGGCTTCCGGAGCCTGCACACCCTGGGCTGGGACGAGGCCGGGCTCGTGCTCTTCCTGCTGGCCGGGCTCGGGGTCATCGGCTGGCGGCGTTTCACCCGCGACGCCGTGGGCGCGCCGCTCTTCCTCCAGGACGATCTGGAGCTGGGCGCGGTGTTCCTCGCCTCGGCCTACATCGTGGTGGCCATCGCCGGTGGTGAGCTCTTCCCGCTCGTCTATCTGCTCATGGCGTGCCTGGTCGCCTTCCTGCCGCACCGCGCCAGCCTCGCACTGGTGGCCGTGGCGCTCGCGTTCGACGCGCTGCTCACCCTGGGCGGCCCCGCGCGCGGTGGCCTGTCCTCCTTCCTCACCCACACGCTCTTCCTGTCGCTCTTCGCGGTGCTCAACCACCTGGTGCTCGCCGCGCGCATCGCCGCCGCGCGCCGCGCCGAGAACGCCGCGGTGGACAAGCGCATCAAGGAAGTGGAGGAGCGCGCCCGCACCTTCCGCCTCGTCAACGCCGGCGCCCACGACAGCCCTCCCGACGAGAAGGATCAGGAGAAGTGGCTGGTCGCCTCGGTGAAGGAGATCGAGGGCGCGGTGGGCGCGGCGCTGGAGATCGCCGAGACGGCGCTCAAGACGAACACCTGCGCCGCCTTCCTGCTCACCTCGGACGACAAGGGCCTCAAGCTGTACGACTGCCGCAGCGCGAGCGATCACGTGCAGCGCGAGCGCTTCAACGCGGGCGAGGGCGTGCTGGGCGGAGTGCTCAAGCGCCGGGCCCCGGTGCGGATGCACTCGGCGCACGGACTCAAGGGCATCACCTGGTACGACGGGAGCGCGCCCACGGTGGGCGCCGTGCTGGCCGTGCCCATCATCGAGGGCGGAGGGCTGGTGCGCGGCGTGCTCGTGGCGGATCGCCTCACGCACAATCCGTTCTCGGATGACGACGAGAAGCTCTTCACCACCATCGCCGCGGAGGTGCTGCGCTCCATCGAGGTGGAGCGGGTGATGTCGTACATCCGCAAGACGCGCGACGAGAAGGATCGGTTCTTCCGCGCCATCGAGGAGCTCAACCGCGCGGGCAGCCCCGAGCAGGTGTTCCTCGCGGTGCTGGAGAGCGCGCGGCAGCTCGCGGGGCTGGACTTCAGCGCCGTCACCATCGTGAGCGAGGTGGAGGGCAAGCGCGTGCACAAGGTGGCGCGGATGCTCGGCGTGAGCGCGGCGGGCAAGGCGCTCGAGGGCCGCACCTTCCCGGACAACAACGGCCTGGTCGCCAACGTGGTGCGCTACGGCGCGCCGCTGCCCGGACGGGACTTGAAGGCCATGGACCGCCAGGTCATCTTCGACGAGGAGAGCCAGATAAGGGGGCTCGCGGCGCTGAAGATCTTCCCGCTCACGGCGGGAGACCGGATCCTCGGCACGCTGGTGGCGGGCTCGCGGCGCAAGACGGCGCTGGATCATGACGTGCTGCGGATGTTGGAGGTCATCGCCATCCAGGCGGCGCAGGCGGTGCTGCGCGCCCAGCTCTACGAGCAGATGGAGCGCATGGCGACGACGGACGGCATGACGGGCCTGTACAACAACCGCACCTTCCAGGCGAAGGCGGACGAGATGCTGGCGCACTCGCGGCGCTACGGGCGCAAGTGCTCGCTGGTGCTCACGGACGTGGACCACTTCAAGAGCGTCAACGACACCTACGGCCACCTCACGGGAGACCAGGTGCTCAAGGGCGTGGCGCGCATCCTCAAGCAGCAGGCGCGCGACACGGACATCGTGGCGCGCTACGGCGGCGAGGAGTTCGCCATCCTCATGCCGGAGACGGACGCCAAGGGCGCCAAGGTCATCGCCGAGCGCATCCGCGAGGCCATCAAGGCCGAGGTGTTCCAGACGGAGATGGGCCCGCTGAAGGTGACGCTGTCCTTGGGCATCGCGACGGCGCCGGACCACGGCCTGGACAAGCTGGTGCTGGTGGAGCAGGCGGACCAGTGCCTGTACTACGCCAAGCGCCACGGCCGGAACCAGTCCGTCACCGTGGCCGAGGCGCAAGGGGGCCGCAAGCTCCAGGCCGCCGAGGGGTAG
- a CDS encoding diguanylate cyclase translates to MLLAVLSPIPGAKVIAERIREAIKAEVFQTEMGPLKVTLSLGIATAPDHGLDKLVLVEQADQCLYYAKRHGRNQSVTVAEAQGGRKLQAAEG, encoded by the coding sequence GTGCTGCTAGCGGTACTGTCACCAATCCCCGGCGCCAAGGTCATCGCCGAGCGCATCCGCGAGGCCATCAAGGCCGAGGTGTTCCAGACGGAGATGGGCCCGCTGAAGGTGACGCTGTCCTTGGGCATCGCGACGGCGCCGGACCACGGCCTGGACAAGCTGGTGCTGGTGGAGCAGGCGGACCAGTGCCTGTACTACGCCAAGCGCCACGGCCGGAACCAGTCCGTCACCGTGGCCGAGGCGCAAGGGGGCCGCAAGCTCCAGGCCGCTGAGGGGTAG
- a CDS encoding AAA family ATPase, which yields MLTSLRVTGFRNFASLSMEGLTRVNLLVGENNAGKTSVLEAAEILLLAQTSSFALARGPMRRGENVPPRLGDDGDDEPYSRAEIYLGNLFHGHETSPGNKFELHGETSRGPLSVSCSLEIAETEPIDDEDVPVRAQTTETLVRIVRMAETGTRTSSLPLELSRATEKMLRQRRMSFEFGMSALQFVGTASPRRDALHVLWDGIVLTPEEQKVIEAMQLIQSDIERIAWLSYSSSGTDGFFVKLQHSDRRVPLGSMGEGIKRLLVLALNLVKSAGGYLLVDEIDTGLHYSVMVKMWKLVVETARRLDIQVFATTHSLDCIQALAGLYESDPDVREEISLHRIEKGAPASIRYSADEILNAAQRQVEVR from the coding sequence ATGCTGACGTCCCTGCGAGTTACCGGTTTCCGCAACTTCGCCTCCCTGTCCATGGAGGGGCTGACGCGCGTCAACCTGCTAGTAGGAGAGAACAACGCCGGGAAGACGTCCGTGCTGGAGGCAGCTGAGATTCTTCTGCTCGCCCAGACTTCTTCCTTCGCGCTCGCACGCGGTCCGATGCGCCGAGGCGAAAACGTGCCTCCACGCCTTGGTGATGATGGTGATGATGAGCCCTACTCCAGAGCGGAGATTTACCTGGGGAACCTTTTCCATGGGCACGAAACATCGCCAGGCAACAAGTTCGAACTTCACGGCGAAACCTCGCGAGGCCCTCTCTCTGTCTCCTGCTCTCTGGAGATAGCCGAGACTGAACCCATCGACGATGAGGACGTACCCGTTAGAGCGCAGACCACGGAAACCTTGGTGCGCATCGTGCGGATGGCTGAGACTGGGACGAGAACATCCAGTCTTCCTCTCGAACTCTCTCGAGCCACTGAGAAAATGCTGCGGCAGCGTCGGATGTCTTTTGAATTCGGAATGTCGGCCCTGCAGTTCGTCGGAACGGCATCCCCTCGTAGGGATGCTCTCCATGTACTGTGGGATGGGATCGTGCTGACGCCAGAAGAGCAGAAGGTCATCGAAGCGATGCAGCTCATCCAGTCCGATATTGAGCGGATTGCTTGGCTCTCATATTCGAGCAGTGGGACTGATGGCTTCTTCGTAAAGCTTCAGCATTCGGATCGGAGGGTTCCTCTTGGCAGCATGGGGGAGGGCATCAAGCGGCTGCTCGTGCTGGCCTTGAATCTCGTCAAATCGGCGGGCGGCTATCTGCTGGTCGATGAGATCGATACGGGCCTGCACTACTCGGTCATGGTGAAGATGTGGAAGCTCGTGGTGGAGACCGCTCGGCGGTTGGACATCCAGGTCTTCGCCACCACGCACAGCCTCGATTGCATCCAGGCCCTCGCGGGCCTCTACGAGAGCGATCCTGATGTGCGCGAGGAGATCTCGCTTCATCGCATCGAGAAGGGCGCGCCGGCCAGCATCCGGTACTCCGCCGATGAGATCCTCAACGCCGCCCAGCGTCAGGTGGAGGTGCGGTAG
- a CDS encoding DUF3226 domain-containing protein, translating to MPPPPKNSPYRLIVEGPDDLHAVTHLMKRHGFDWDDAARTRPFIESAGGIDELLEPLKRSTDAKSYARLGLVLDADLKVTDQWARVRGCFSSLGILLPDAPSAEGTIVDIQQPGLKVSRVGFWLMPDNQQPGILEDFLGRLVPVDDPCWAYADEVTNQSRARGGRLAQKDHAKGRIHTWLAWQKEPGMPFGTALTAKLLGHDSPEALRFVAWFQRLFS from the coding sequence GTGCCGCCTCCGCCGAAGAACAGCCCGTACCGTCTGATCGTCGAGGGGCCCGACGATCTGCACGCGGTCACCCATCTGATGAAGCGGCATGGGTTCGATTGGGACGATGCCGCGCGGACCCGGCCCTTCATCGAGAGCGCGGGTGGAATCGATGAGCTGCTCGAGCCGCTCAAGCGCTCTACCGATGCCAAGAGCTACGCCCGCCTGGGACTGGTGCTCGACGCGGATCTCAAGGTCACCGACCAGTGGGCCCGGGTCCGGGGGTGCTTTTCGTCCCTGGGCATCCTCCTTCCGGATGCCCCCTCCGCGGAGGGCACCATCGTCGATATCCAACAGCCTGGGCTCAAGGTCTCGCGCGTGGGGTTCTGGCTCATGCCCGACAACCAGCAGCCGGGGATTCTCGAGGACTTCCTGGGCAGACTGGTCCCCGTGGACGATCCGTGCTGGGCGTACGCGGATGAAGTCACGAATCAATCGCGAGCGCGCGGCGGTCGGCTGGCGCAGAAGGACCACGCGAAGGGACGCATCCATACCTGGCTCGCATGGCAGAAGGAGCCCGGCATGCCGTTCGGTACGGCGTTGACCGCGAAGCTCCTCGGCCACGACTCTCCCGAGGCCCTCCGCTTCGTGGCTTGGTTCCAGCGCCTCTTCAGTTGA
- a CDS encoding xanthine dehydrogenase family protein molybdopterin-binding subunit, with amino-acid sequence MGKPLTRLDGADKVTGRARYAADQPLPDALHAVYVTAPIPAGRVTSIDTAEALAHPGVVRVLTARDMPRLKSASAPPAASVFMPLQGDEIRHEGQPVALVLAETLQAAEHGARLVRVGYAPGVFIPQGAGEPVVPRESGYIMGPADFAKGDLDAGLATAALRHEARYTQPSRHHNPMEPCATLARWDGDQLTVFDSVQHIAGTQGTLAEAFGLKPEQVRVICPHTGGGFGCKAYTWPHELLAAAAAKVAGRPVKLVLTRAQMYANVSYQPRVEQTVTLGATSEGRLTGIGQDVINQTSVSDDYVEYATEAGRALYATPTLRTSQRVRRGHVNIPSPMRAPVEGPGSFAMGCAVDELSRRVGIDPLDFRLLNYAENDPADGKPWSSKKLREAYDEGARRFGWRTRARGGTREGDWLLGCGMADCTMGAFRFGSTVRLRLRAEGTALLEGSSADIGTGGLTALPQIVSESLGIPVEAVTFTAGDSRLPTTGPTYGSSTIVCTGSAILDAATKIREQLARAADLRPEELELRDGRVRRKGGGAGRPLGEVLRRAGLSELTAEGKFAPNGEAANMSGLGTPYAMRTFGAVFVEVAVDPELGLLRLRRMVGAYSVGRIINPRTARSQIIGGMIWGWGMAAMEQSAHEPKLGRWLSKNLSGVAIPVNADIPSALDVIFVDEFDDKVSPLGAKGLGEIGATGVSAAIANAVYDAVGIRVRDLPITPDKLLAQ; translated from the coding sequence ATGGGAAAGCCTCTCACCCGATTGGATGGAGCGGACAAGGTCACCGGCAGGGCGCGCTACGCGGCCGATCAGCCGCTGCCCGACGCGCTGCACGCCGTCTACGTGACGGCGCCCATTCCCGCGGGGCGCGTCACGTCGATCGACACGGCCGAGGCGCTCGCCCACCCGGGCGTGGTGCGGGTGCTCACCGCTCGGGACATGCCCCGGCTGAAGAGCGCCTCCGCGCCACCCGCCGCGAGTGTCTTCATGCCCCTCCAGGGAGATGAAATCCGGCACGAGGGACAACCCGTGGCCCTCGTGCTCGCCGAGACGTTGCAGGCGGCCGAGCACGGTGCGCGGCTGGTGCGCGTGGGCTACGCGCCGGGCGTGTTCATTCCGCAGGGGGCCGGGGAGCCGGTGGTGCCGCGGGAAAGCGGCTACATCATGGGCCCCGCCGACTTCGCCAAGGGAGACCTCGACGCGGGGCTCGCCACCGCGGCGCTGCGGCACGAGGCGCGCTACACCCAGCCCAGCCGCCACCACAACCCCATGGAGCCCTGCGCCACGCTCGCGCGGTGGGACGGCGATCAGCTCACGGTCTTCGATTCCGTGCAGCACATCGCCGGCACGCAGGGCACGCTCGCGGAGGCCTTCGGCCTGAAGCCCGAGCAGGTCCGGGTCATCTGTCCCCATACCGGGGGTGGCTTTGGCTGCAAGGCCTACACCTGGCCGCACGAGCTCCTGGCGGCGGCGGCGGCGAAGGTGGCCGGGCGGCCGGTGAAGCTCGTGCTGACGCGCGCGCAGATGTACGCCAACGTTTCCTATCAGCCGCGCGTGGAACAGACGGTCACGCTCGGGGCGACATCCGAGGGGCGGCTGACGGGCATCGGGCAGGACGTCATCAACCAGACGAGCGTGTCCGACGACTACGTCGAGTACGCCACCGAGGCGGGCCGGGCGCTCTACGCGACCCCCACCCTGCGCACGTCCCAGCGGGTGCGGCGGGGCCACGTCAACATTCCCAGCCCGATGCGCGCCCCCGTCGAGGGCCCGGGCTCCTTCGCCATGGGCTGCGCGGTGGACGAGCTGTCGCGCCGGGTGGGTATCGATCCGCTCGACTTCCGGCTGCTCAACTACGCGGAGAACGATCCGGCGGATGGCAAGCCCTGGTCGTCGAAGAAGCTGCGCGAGGCCTACGACGAGGGGGCGCGGCGCTTCGGCTGGCGCACGCGCGCCAGGGGAGGAACCCGCGAGGGCGACTGGCTGCTCGGCTGCGGCATGGCGGACTGCACGATGGGGGCGTTCCGCTTCGGCTCGACGGTGCGCCTCCGGCTCCGGGCGGAGGGTACGGCGCTGCTGGAAGGCTCCAGCGCGGACATCGGCACGGGTGGCCTGACCGCGCTGCCCCAGATCGTCTCCGAGTCCCTGGGCATCCCGGTTGAGGCGGTGACCTTCACGGCTGGAGACTCACGGCTGCCCACCACGGGGCCCACCTATGGCTCCTCGACGATTGTCTGCACTGGGTCGGCGATCCTCGACGCGGCGACGAAGATCCGCGAGCAACTGGCACGCGCCGCCGATCTGCGCCCGGAGGAGCTCGAGCTCCGGGACGGCAGGGTGCGCCGCAAGGGAGGAGGCGCGGGACGGCCGCTCGGCGAGGTGCTGCGGCGGGCCGGGCTGAGCGAGCTGACCGCCGAGGGGAAGTTCGCGCCGAATGGAGAGGCCGCGAACATGAGCGGCCTGGGCACGCCCTACGCGATGCGGACGTTCGGCGCGGTGTTCGTCGAGGTGGCGGTGGATCCGGAATTGGGGCTGCTGCGCCTGCGGCGGATGGTGGGGGCCTACAGCGTGGGCCGCATCATCAATCCGCGCACGGCGCGCTCGCAGATCATCGGAGGGATGATCTGGGGCTGGGGCATGGCGGCCATGGAGCAGAGCGCGCACGAGCCGAAGCTCGGCCGATGGCTGTCGAAGAACCTGTCGGGGGTGGCCATTCCGGTGAACGCGGACATCCCCTCGGCGCTCGACGTCATCTTCGTGGACGAGTTCGACGACAAGGTGAGTCCCCTGGGCGCCAAGGGCCTGGGAGAGATTGGCGCCACCGGGGTCTCCGCCGCGATCGCCAACGCCGTCTACGACGCGGTGGGCATCCGGGTGAGGGACTTGCCCATCACGCCGGACAAGCTGCTGGCCCAGTAG
- a CDS encoding FAD binding domain-containing protein: MRPFDYSRATSPRQALEAASKPETSFLAGGTELLNWMRLGIIAPAALVDIGRVEGLERIERIAGGGLRLGALARLSDIGEHEAMVRDYPVLSQAILKAASPQIRNLATIGGNLLQRTRCPYFRAEETLPCNKRVAGSGCAARHGSNERHALFGWTDACVATQPSDPAVALAALDAVVITERPKGGRRIPIGEFHVLPGQAPEKHHVLEPGELIVAVELAAPAPHSAYIKVRERESYEYALVSAAAALTLENGIIRSARVALGSVAMKPWRLVEAERALVGTRPDSKEAQAALALGFTEARALEHNGFKIPLARNAAARAVRDAARGAS, encoded by the coding sequence ATGCGACCCTTCGACTATTCCCGCGCCACGTCCCCGCGGCAGGCGCTCGAGGCCGCGTCGAAGCCGGAGACCTCGTTCCTCGCGGGAGGCACCGAGCTGCTCAACTGGATGCGCCTGGGAATCATCGCCCCGGCGGCGCTCGTCGACATCGGCCGTGTCGAGGGCCTGGAGCGCATCGAGCGCATCGCCGGGGGCGGCCTGCGGCTGGGCGCGCTCGCCCGGCTCTCCGACATCGGTGAACACGAGGCCATGGTGCGGGACTACCCGGTGCTCTCCCAGGCCATCCTCAAGGCGGCCTCTCCGCAGATCCGCAACCTGGCGACGATCGGCGGCAACCTGCTCCAGCGCACCCGCTGTCCCTATTTCCGGGCCGAGGAGACCCTCCCCTGCAACAAGCGCGTCGCCGGTAGCGGATGTGCCGCGCGTCACGGCTCCAACGAACGGCACGCGCTCTTCGGGTGGACCGATGCCTGCGTGGCCACCCAGCCGTCGGATCCAGCGGTGGCCCTCGCCGCCCTGGACGCCGTCGTCATCACCGAGCGACCCAAGGGGGGCCGTCGCATTCCGATCGGTGAGTTCCACGTCCTGCCCGGGCAGGCTCCCGAGAAGCACCACGTGCTCGAGCCGGGAGAGCTGATCGTCGCCGTGGAGCTGGCGGCTCCCGCGCCCCACTCCGCCTACATCAAGGTCCGCGAGCGCGAGTCCTACGAGTACGCGCTCGTCTCCGCCGCCGCGGCCCTCACCCTGGAGAACGGCATCATCCGCTCGGCACGCGTGGCGCTGGGCTCGGTGGCGATGAAGCCCTGGCGGCTCGTGGAGGCGGAACGGGCGCTGGTGGGCACCCGGCCCGACAGCAAGGAGGCCCAGGCGGCGCTCGCGCTCGGGTTCACCGAGGCGCGCGCGCTCGAACACAACGGTTTCAAGATTCCCCTGGCCCGCAACGCGGCGGCCCGGGCGGTGCGCGATGCGGCGCGAGGTGCGTCATGA
- a CDS encoding (2Fe-2S)-binding protein — MSPPDPSISKWTRNITVVLNGERRSVTVDVRTTLLDLLREQLHLTGTKKGCNQGECGACTVHLDGRRVNGCLVLAVQADGREVTTIEGLARDGELTTVQRAFIDHDGLQCGFCTPGQVMSATACIAEGHTRGEAEIREWMSGNLCRCACYPQIVEAVRAAARKAEVP; from the coding sequence GTGAGTCCCCCTGATCCCAGCATCTCGAAGTGGACGCGAAACATTACCGTCGTCCTGAATGGAGAGCGCCGGAGCGTGACCGTCGATGTCCGGACCACGCTGCTCGATCTGCTCCGCGAACAGCTCCACCTGACCGGAACGAAGAAGGGCTGCAACCAGGGCGAGTGCGGCGCGTGCACGGTCCATCTCGACGGCCGCCGGGTGAATGGCTGCCTCGTGCTGGCCGTGCAGGCGGACGGGCGCGAGGTGACGACCATCGAGGGGCTGGCCCGGGATGGAGAGCTCACCACCGTGCAGCGAGCCTTCATCGACCATGACGGCCTCCAGTGTGGCTTCTGCACGCCGGGCCAGGTGATGAGCGCGACGGCCTGCATCGCCGAGGGGCACACGCGCGGCGAGGCGGAGATTCGTGAGTGGATGAGCGGCAACCTGTGTCGCTGCGCCTGCTACCCCCAGATCGTCGAGGCCGTCCGGGCGGCGGCCAGGAAGGCCGAGGTGCCCTGA
- a CDS encoding class I SAM-dependent methyltransferase yields the protein MTSSEQGRVPLAVTTSGKPRESLILQAREAARAWGLPFIPRRKKEPLGPLLATAAEALLVFEREGEVSLWDSENSFSFNPGMAHLRRLRWLEGDRGDALARVAELRAGDHVLDCTLGLGQDALVAAVVVGQQGRVVALEKSLALYAVVSEGLKTYDAGPESCRVEPVHTDAHAYLRTLPPGSFDVVFFDPMFEKPKKSQPAFEMLRRFAEHAPLTPEVLEEARRVARRWVVVKGAKHSEDLRKLGLEAEPGSRYTSVIWGRVPALPPTRE from the coding sequence GTGACTTCGAGCGAACAGGGCCGTGTGCCCCTGGCGGTGACGACGAGCGGCAAGCCGCGGGAGAGCCTGATCCTCCAGGCCCGCGAGGCCGCTCGGGCCTGGGGCCTGCCCTTTATTCCCCGGCGCAAGAAGGAGCCGCTCGGCCCGCTGCTCGCGACCGCGGCCGAGGCCCTGCTCGTCTTCGAGCGCGAGGGCGAGGTGTCACTCTGGGATTCGGAGAACTCCTTCAGCTTCAACCCGGGCATGGCGCACCTGCGCCGGTTGCGCTGGCTCGAGGGCGATCGCGGTGACGCCCTGGCGCGCGTGGCCGAGTTGCGCGCGGGGGACCACGTGCTCGACTGCACGTTGGGGCTCGGCCAGGACGCGCTCGTGGCGGCGGTGGTGGTGGGCCAGCAGGGGAGGGTGGTGGCGCTGGAGAAGAGCCTCGCGCTGTACGCCGTGGTCTCCGAGGGCCTGAAGACCTACGACGCCGGCCCCGAGTCCTGCCGCGTGGAGCCGGTGCACACCGACGCGCACGCGTACCTGCGCACGCTGCCCCCGGGCTCCTTCGATGTCGTCTTCTTCGATCCGATGTTCGAGAAGCCCAAGAAGTCCCAGCCGGCCTTCGAGATGCTCCGGCGCTTCGCCGAGCACGCCCCCCTGACGCCCGAGGTGCTGGAGGAGGCGCGGCGCGTGGCGCGGCGGTGGGTGGTGGTCAAGGGCGCCAAACACTCGGAGGACCTGCGGAAGCTGGGGCTCGAGGCCGAGCCCGGCTCGCGCTACACCTCGGTCATCTGGGGCCGTGTTCCCGCGCTGCCGCCCACGCGGGAGTGA